Proteins encoded by one window of Anopheles maculipalpis chromosome 2RL, idAnoMacuDA_375_x, whole genome shotgun sequence:
- the LOC126556007 gene encoding WD repeat-containing protein 43, which yields MFSVSREFSPCGKYCAYISQQGKFVVHDVETSAVYQVYTPNMHLNVPCTSFAWIQVGEGEKKLKKKSKKARSSLVENGTNVQLMVAFGTSKGGVAFYNLATATIERTCKGDGHTAPITAIYFNASHNPDALYTAGADGNVIEWSISQCSQQRVHHIGVEKLTCVLAHADTILTGAKQLKLWNTENDTLERTLIGHTSNTQLLQLVALDADNVYVLSGSVNDRNLSLWSLSDEDSTSPVSTFALDDVPEYVSPKVVDRKLHLIVVSRTGVAHYFVRDMGKLTVKRPYRASHTFEIAVDTVSTKKQAVDRLPVFVATVQYSAQQEQILLGYGSELSVRFEHVPIEEDVKMNVIIREPLKVLEGKTKEGELKSKTPIIDSDDVEYMNPTNSNRKTVKEVEIPMEVRLENLSTPKTSSKNMIHLLVQGLHSRDATLLRNVFAVDDSDMVQQTLGRLPPQYVGALLNELSHMMQMKTMHVKTAVCWLKHLINIHASQLMALGSSNLLANFSTCLGIIEYRVEHLNSLSRLRGRLGLLIDQIDRSKNQAANLDDKSNMNVLVYQEGDDSDVDSMLEKDDTDLPGSSNEEMYDEDDDNDGDEDEDETAYANGNDSRGKQRRNGYSTQDSYRESMEVSD from the exons ATGTTTAGCGTGTCGCGGGAGTTTTCACCCTGTGGGAAATATTGCGCCTACATAAGCCAGCAAGGTAAATTTGTCGTGCACGATGTGGAAACGAGCGCGGTATATCAGGTCTACACGCCGAACATGCACCTGAACGTGCCGTGTACCAGCTTCGCCTGGATACAGGTTGGTGAGGGTgaaaaaaagttgaagaaaaaatcaaagaaagcaCGGTCAAGtctggtggaaaatggaaccAATGTCCAGCTGATGGTCGCATTCGGCACAAGCAAGGGTGGTGTCGCGTTCTATAACCTCGCTACGGCTACAATCGAGCGTACGTGCAAAGGTGATGGCCACACGGCTCCCATCACGGCCATTTACTTCAATGCCAGCCACAATCCGGATGCACTGTACACGGCCGGTGCCGATGGTAATGTGATCGAGTGGAGCATTAGCCAGTGCAGCCAGCAGCGAGTGCACCATATCGGGGTGGAGAAGTTAACGTGCGTGCTGGCCCATGCTGACACGATTCTAACCGGTGCAAAACAGCTCAAACTGTGGAATACCGAAAACGACACACTAGAACGTACCTTGATTGGACACACTTCCAATACacagctgctgcagctggtAGCGCTGGATGCGGACAATGTGTACGTACTGTCGGGATCGGTGAACGATCGCAACTTGTCACTGTGGTCATTGAGCGACGAGGACAGTACTTCGCCAGTTTCAACCTTTGCACTAGACGATGTGCCGGAATACGTTTCGCCGAAGGTGGTCGATCGAAAGTTGCATCTGATTGTCGTCTCGCGGACAGGCGTAGCACATTATTTCGTGCGCGATATGGGTAAGCTGACCGTGAAGCGGCCGTACAGAGCGTCCCACACGTTTGAAATAGCCGTTGACACGGTGAGCACGAAGAAGCAGGCGGTCGATCGGTTGCCCGTGTTTGTCGCTACCGTGCAGTACTCGGCACAACAGGAACAAATACTGCTCGGGTACGGGTCGGAGCTGAGTGTACGCTTCGAGCATGTGCCCATCGAGGAAGACGTCAAGATGAACGTGATTATTCGCGAGCCATTGAAGGTGTTGGAAGGCAAAACGAAAGAGGGAGAGCTGAAGTCAAAGACACCTATTATCGATAGCGATGATGTGGAATATATGAATCCGACAAATTCGAACAGAAAAACCGTTAAGGAG GTGGAAATTCCCATGGAAGTTCGTTTGGAAAATCTGTCAACGCCCAAGACAAGCTCGAAAAACATGATCCATCTACTGGTGCAAGGACTGCACAGCCGGGACGCGACACTCTTGAGAAATGTTTTTGCGGTAGACGATTCCGACATGGTACAACAAACACTGGGCCGATTACCACCCCAATATGTGGGTGCGCTACTGAACGAACTGTCCCACATGATGCAGATGAAAACGATGCA CGTAAAAACGGCCGTTTGCTGGTTGAAACATTTGATCAACATACACGCAAGCCAGCTTATGGCACTGGGTTCGTCTAATCTGCTTGCCAACTTCAGCACCTGCCTCGGAATCATCGAGTACCGTGTGGAACATCTGAATTCGCTTTCCAG ATTGCGTGGCAGATTGGGGTTGCTGATCGATCAGATCGATCGAAGCAAAAATCAGGCAGCAAATCTGGACGATAAATCGAACATGAATGTGCTGGTATATCAAGAGGGTGACGATTCGGACGTAGACTCCATGCTGGAGAAGGACGATACCGATCTGCCCGGATCGTCTAATGAGGAAATGTACGACGAGGATGACGACAACGATGGCGACGAGGACGAGGATGAGACAGCGTACGCGAACGGGAACGATTCTCGTGGGAAACAGCGGCGAAATGGATATTCCACACAGGACAGTTATAGAGAATCGATGGAAGTATCCGATTGA